A window of Sphingobacterium kitahiroshimense genomic DNA:
GGGATTAAAAATGTCAAGTTATTTAGTCTTGTCGCCTGCATCGTATTACTAATTGCTTGCATTAATTTCATGAACCTGGCTACAGCCAGATCGGAAAAAAGAGCTAAAGAGGTTGGTATGCGTAAAGTGGTTGGAGCAACAAAAAATTCTTTAATTGCTCAGTTTTTGGGAGAATCTTTGATCTTCGCCTTTCTTTCCGCATTATTGGCGATTGTGTTTATCTACATATCCATTGGACCATTCAATAGTATTATCAATCAAAAACTCGAAGTAAATCTATTGAGTACAAACCATCTATTATTTTTACTCACTATTGTATTATCATGTGGCATATTTGCTGGAAGTTATCCTGCATTTTATCTTTCGTCATTCAATCCTATTTCGACGTTAAAAGGACACAAGCAGAAAGCTGGTGCGTCAATTTTCATTCGAAAAGGATTGGTAGTTTTGCAATATACCGCATCAATTGTTCTTATTATAAGTACGATTATCATTTATCAACAGATAAACTATGCCAAAGGTCGAGATTTAGGTTATAATCGCAGTCAAGTCATTACCACCAATCTCCAAGGTGATTTATCTAAACATATTGATTTAATAAAAGATCAGTTAAAAGCTACAGGAAATATTGAACATGTAGGGCTTAGCGATATGAGTGTTTTAAATATCGGCAGCAATTCAAGTGGGTTTGAATGGGAAGGGAAAGATCCCAAATCCAGTATTCTAATTAGTATGTTGCGAACTGATGATGGTTTTATTCCAAGCATGGACATGAAAATGATAGATGGACGTAACTTTAATCCACACTTTTTAGGAGATAGTACATCTATTATCGTAAATGAGACTCTCGCAAAAATGATCAAAAAAGATGGAATGGTTGCAGGAAGTACGATTACCTATGGAACAGAATCCTTTCGAATAGCGGGTGTTGTTAAAAACTTTCTTTATAACAGTGTCTATTCATCGCCAATGCCACTTATTTTTATTCCTTTTTCTGCATCTAATGGAATCTTAAATATTAAAACTAAAAATGGTGTTGATTTTCCGGTCGTTATTCAGCAAATTGAAAAAATTATTAAAAAATATAATCCCTCTTATCCTTTTGAATATCGGTTTTTAGATGATTCTTTTAATAATACATTTCAATCTGAACTGTTTATTCAAAAACTAGCCTCAGTGTTTTCCATCCTTTCTATTATCATCTCTTGCCTAGGTCTATTTGGGCTGTCAGCTTTTGCAACAGCACAGCGATCAAAAGAAATTGGTATTCGAAAAGTATTGGGAGCATCTGTTACGCGACTGATCAATATGCTCAATCGTGAATTCATTATACTCATCTTTCTATCTTGCCTGATCGCTTTTCCGATCGCTTGGTACATGATGAATCAATGGTTAGGTAATTATGGTTATCGCATTGATATCTCCTGGCTAGTATTTTTACTCAGTGGAGCACTTGCACTTGTTATCGCCATCATAACGATTTCAGGCCAAGCTTTAAAGGCGGCATTATCTAACCCTACAAACTCATTAAGAGATCAATAATAAAATAGAACAATTACAAACAATACATAAAGATATGAGCACAAAAAATATGATCAAAATCAGTAACCTTCAAAAGTACTATCGTACAGAAGAAGTAGAGACCGTGGCACTCAACAATTTGAATATCCATGTTAAGGAGGGTGAATTTGTTGCCGTCATGGGACCCTCTGGATGTGGTAAGTCAACGCTGCTCAATATTATCGGGCTTCTGGATGATTTGGATGAAGGTAGCTACTTATTTAATGAAATTGAAGTCGCTAAATTCAAAGAACGTGGCCGTTCGGATTTACGTAAGCATAATATTGGTTTTGTCTTTCAGAGTTTTAATCTGATCGATGAATTGACGGTATTTGAAAATGTAGAACTTCCTCTAGTTTATACCAATGTTCCTGCAGCAGAGCGTAAACGTCGTGTTGAAGAGGTGCTGGAGAAAGTACAGATCATGCATCGACGCAATCACTTCCCTCAACAACTGTCTGGAGGTCAGCAGCAACGTGTTGCAGTGGCTCGCGCCGTGGTCAATAATCCAAAACTAATTCTTGCCGATGAGCCTACAGGTAACTTAGATTCCAATAATGGTAACGAAGTGATGCAATTATTAACAGAGTTGAATGAAGCTGGAACAACGATCGTCATGGTAACACATAGTGAGCATGATGCTAAGTTTTCCGATCGTGTGATCCGCATGTTAGATGGACAGGTCATTATGGAAACAGCAACATTATAATTGATCACTTTAATAAATAATTATAATAACAAGTCTAAAAACTGAATCAGGGTTGTAAGAAAAAATACACCAGTTGAAGCAACATAAATTAAGATGATAAAGAACTATTTAAAACTAACCTTACGTAGCCTTTGGAAAATCAAAGGGTATTCGGCCATTAATATTCTTGGACTCACTGTAGGTCTAACTAGTTTCTTGATGATCTTATTATACCTCAACTATGAACTTAATTATGACCGTTGGGATGCGGAACTTGAAAAAGTATATAAAGTATCGCTTCGTGACGCCGAGAATGATATTTCTCCCAATACACAGGCACCTTTAGCGACTTTATTGCTTGAAAATGGTTCTCAAATCGAATCTAGCACTAAAATTTCAACAGATGCTACTTTTGAAGTACCTCTTTCTGTAGGAGAAAAAACATTTTCACAAAGTGGTACCATATCTGCAGACTCACTCTTTTTCTCAGTCTTTCCATATAAGATTGTAGCAGGAGATGCATTAAATCCTCTACAGAAACCAAATGCCATGGTTATTAGTGAATCGATGGCTAATAAACTTTTCGGAAATGAAAACCCAATAGGAAAGACTATTAAAACATTCAATTCATTTGATTTCGAGGTGACTGCAATTATGGAAAATCCAGAAGGGCCGACTCATCTGAATATTGAAATCGTATACCGTTCACCATTTGAAAAACAAAACTATCATTGGGGAAATTGGTCCTTCCATACGTATGTTAAAACCAAAGATATCCTAGCTGGAAATGATTTGGAGACAGCAATAGACCGTATTTATTATACGGAAAGACTTATGAAAGAAACAGGAAAGACGTATGATCAGTATATCAAATCTGCCAATCGCACAAGTCTTTTTGTCGATGCCGTTCATGATATCCATAATTTCCCTAAACACGGAACTAGCAATATTGGCACGATTTCAATCTTATTGGTTTTAGCTATACTGCTTCTCTTTACTGGAGCAATTAATCTTAGTAACCTTTCGATCGCATCTTCTTTGAGACGCGCTAAAGAGGTCGGGATCAAAAAAGTTCTAGGCTCTAGCCGTGCTAATTTATTTTGGCAATTTATGGTGGAAATTGCCCTGCAATGTACCATCGCATTATTCTTATCCTTCCTACTTTTAAGCGTAGCCATACCTTATTTTAATCAGGAATTCGGAGTCTCTTTAAATTTATTTGGTATAGGATCTTCGTGGTCAATAATTGCTCAGATTGCCGGTTGCCTCGTTACTGTCACCTTGCTTTCCGGACTTTATCCGGCCGTTTTCCTCTCGCGCTATAACACCACAAAAGTTCTTAAAGGTGATTACTCAACCGGAAAACAAGGGCTTGCTTTACGAAACGGATTAATTGTGGTTCAATTTGTGGTGGCGACCTTCTTCATTATCAGTATTGTAGTTGTTAATCGGCAATTGACTTACATGCAGCAGTCAGACAAAGGGTTCTCGAGTGAACAGGTACTACGTGTGCAAGCATTCATACAGAAAAACAGAGACGAAAACTTTGACCAGGTTAAAAATGAACTGCTTCGTATACCAGGGGTACAGTCTGTCGCGAAAACAACCAAGGTACCTGGTGATGTTTTATCGGATACATCGACAATGAATTTTAAACATGCAGGAGCTTCCTATCGCCTGGGGTCGGTCAAAGTAAGTCAGGACTATTTTAAAACGCTCAACATTGATTTAGTCGACGGAAGGCCATTCAATGACAGTCATGCTGACCTGCATACAAGATCGGCTATTATTAATGAGGCCGCGGCTCAAAAATTAGGTCTTAAACATACTGGCGGAGCATATATCAGTTACCCTGACTGTGATAGTGTTCCTATCGAGGTGGTAGGAATTGTGAAAAACTTTAATGTGCTGGGCTTTGAGCAGGAAATACAACCGACTGTCTTCACTATAGGTAATGATGCTTGTGTTTTTCAATCAGGAGGTGCGATTTTGGTTAAACTTTCTGGCGGTGACTCGCACAAAACGGTTGCAGGTATTGAGAAACTATGGAAAGATATTGAACCTGGTTTAGGAATTCGTCACTCTTTTTTAGATGAAAATTTTCAACAACTATTTGCGAGTCATCTGCGCTTAAAACGTATCGTCACCTTCTTTGGATTTACAGCCATTGCAATGGCCATTATTGGGCTATTCGCGCTAACTGCATTTTTAATTGGACGTAGGACAAAAGAAATCAGTATCCGTAAGATTCTGGGAGCAGACTTAAGCGATTTAGGAATGTTACTCGGTAAAGATTTTTTACGTCTAGTTGCTTTAGCTGTATTGATTGCAATCCCGCTTGGTTGGTGGGCGACAAATGCTTGGTTGCAAGGCTTCGCTTATAAAATATCTCTTAGTGTGTGGCAATTTGTACTATCGGCAGCTGTCTTACTTATTGTCGCAGCCTGTACGATATGCATTCATATTGTAAAAGCATCCCGTTCAAATATCTCTGATAATCTAAGGAATGAGTAGTATATAAAAAATAAAGCACTTACCGGTTTTAATAGTCTGTGTTATAAAAATATTATGTTAAAGAATTATATCAAAATCGCATGGCGTAGTCTTTGGAAGAATAGATTTTTCAGTATTCTCAATATATTTGGTTTAGCCATAAGCTTGTCCGTTGCTATCCTATTGATAACTTACGGTCGCCAAGAATTAAGTTTTAATAAGCAATTTAAGAAAGAAGCCAATATATATCGTGTTCTATTGGAGTCCAACGGGAAATATAATTATGAGAAATGGAGCAATCTTCCTAATGCGGTTGGTCCCGCAATGCAAGATGATATTCCTGAAGTAAAATCAACCGCCCGATTGGTAAGGCTAGATTTTACAGGGTTTGGTTCTGTCCGTGCTAATGATAATAATTTCATCGAAAAAAATATTTACCTAACCGACTCCTCATTATTTAATGTATTTGATGTTGAATTTATAGAAGGAAATAGTCTTACTGCCTTTTCAAATCCAAAAAATGTTGTTATTTCATCCAGTAAGAAAAGTAAAATATTTGGTAAAGGATCTGCATTAAATAAAAAAATCATCATCAATCAGCGAGATACCTTAAATATTTCAGGTGTATTTCAGGATTTTCCAGCGAACAGTTCATTTGAAGGTGATATTTTCTTGAATATGATGGATTCTTGGATGGGGAAAGATCTCTATTGGTCAAATGCCAGCTACTACACATTTTGCTTATTAAACAATCATGCAGATCCCGCTCAAATAGCAAAAAAAACAACGGCCCTTATTGATAAATATATTCCAAAAGAAAATCAATATTTTACTCAATTTTATTTACAGCCTTTATCCCAAGTTTATTTAAACTCACAGGATTTACGTGATAATATGTCCACTCGCGAAGGAAACATGAAAACTGTAAAAACAGTATTTTTTCTTTCCTTTCTTATTATACTGATCGCATGTATTAATTATATGAATCTGGCGACCGCTCGTTCACAAAAAAATGCGAAGGAAGTTGGTATTAACAAAGTATTGGGGGCTCATCGTAACCAAATCAAATTTCGATTTTACATTGAAACAGGAATTATTGCATTTCTCTCCATTACCCTTGGAATAGTTTTGGCTCTCGTAGCTCTCCCTTTATTTAACCATGTGATTGGTTCTGGTATTGCTGTTTCGAACTTGTTTACGCTAGAAAACATAGGAATTTGTTTGACTATTTGGCTAATTATTACACTTGTAGGTGGGAGTTATCCCGCCTTTATGATGGCCAATATCCCGAGCCTGTCTCTTATGAAAAATATCATTACACAAGGTAAGGTTACCCATTATCTGCGTAAGGGGTTAGTTATATTCCAATTCACCTGCTCTATTATATTGATTATTGGTGTTATTATCATTTCGCTACAGATGCGCCATATCTCTAGAAAAGATCTCGGATATCAGCCGACAAACATTGTCACGATTCCAATACGCGCCGTGCCTTCTATGGACAAGCTGAAGAATATTAAAGAATCTATACAAAAGTTAACGGGGACTGTCAGTATCGCTACTTTACAAACATTTCCTGGTTTTGGTGAAAGTGGAAAAACAATGCATAAACCAGGCGATACGAATGAAGGGCTACCAATAAAGACTTCTAGTAGTTTTGAAGCTATAGTTCCCACACTAGGACTACAGTTGATTGCGGGAAAAGATTTACCGGAAAACTTAGCTCCTACAGATTCTAATTGCTATATTTTGATTAACGAAGTCGTTTCTGCCTATTTAGGGTTTAAGAATGCAAGCGATGCTGTGGGACAGATCATACCGACTGAAATGGCTTCAAATTCAATTATAGTTGGAGTCGTTCGAAATTTTAACTTTCAAAGTTTAAAAGAATCCATTGGTGGGTATATATATTACCGTATGCACAACCCCACTGAAAGTTATCGTTATTTACTTGTTCGTTATGATACACAAAACGTATCTTCCTATATTACCCAAATCCAACAATTATTTACACAACAGGTTCCTGAGGCAGCATTTGACTATCAATTTTTAGATGAACATATCAAAAAATATTACACAGCAGAGAACAGAACTAATCATATTATTTCAACATTCTCCATTTTAACAATTTTTATTGCTTGTTTGGGTTTATTTGGATTGGTTGCATTTACTGCACAACAACGTAAAAAAGAAATTGGAGTACGAAAAGTTTTAGGCTCAAGTACCTTTAAAATCGTTCAACTGCTTTCTGGCCACTTTATAATTTTGATTATCCTTTCTTTATTTATTGCTATACCCATAGCTTGGTGGTTATTTTCTCATTGGCTTCAGGATTTCAATGATAGAATTACATTTCCATTATGGTCATTCGCTATAGCTGGCTTATTTGCTCTGATAATCGCGTTTGTAACCGTAGGCTATCAAGCACTAAAAGCAGCTTTAATAAATCCTGTAGAAAGTTTGCGAGATGAGTAAACCGTTTTTAATCAATACTAAAAAAAACACTATTGATTCTGTTAGTAAAATCAATAATAAACCTTACGATAATGAACAATTTTAAATTAATATTTAGACAATTATGGCGCAACCGCCTCTTCACCTTACTTAATATTGTAGGGTTATCCATCGGTATCAGTGCCTGTTGGGTGATATTCCGTATTGTCAATTATGAATTTAGTTTTGACCAGAAACATCCTGATAAGGAATTGATTTATAAAGTCCACACGAGCTATCTTGAAAACAACAAAACAGATCATTTTGACGGTATTCCTGCACCACTACCCGCCTTTGTAAAAGATAATTTTTCTGATGTAGCATTATCTGTTCCTGTATTCAGTGAATATTTTGAAAAGGTTAGTTTACCGAATAGTAAAGCATTAGTTTTTGAAGACCCAAAGGAAATTATTGGAACTACACCAGATTATTTCAAACTCACCGATTATCACTGGTTGCAGGGAAATAAAGATATCGTATTTAAGAACCCTAATGAAGTGGTTTTGACGGCATCAAGAGCAAAATTGTATTTCCCGAAAAACACGTTTGCAGATATTATTGGCAAAACCTTATCCTACGACAGTACGTTATTTACAGTTGCTGGAATCGTGGAAGATCTAGCTTACCCAAGTAGTTTTATCGGTAAAGAATTTATGCAGATTCCGACAAAGGATTGGACAAGTACCACTTGGACAAATTCTAATTCCAATTGGCAGATGTTTATTAAGGTTAAATCGCCGAACGTTATTGCTCCCATTTTAAAATCGGTTAATGCTAAATTCCATGAGATGACCAATGAAGAATTTAAAAAATACGGCTTCAGTATGTCATCAAACTTAATTCCGCTATCTGAATTACATTTCACATCATTTGCACAAAAAAGTAGCGACAAAAAAACAATGTATGGCATTATTGGCATCGGAATTTTTCTACTGATACTTGCTTGCATAAACTATATCAATTTAACGACAGCCCAAGTTCCACATAGAGCAAAGGAAATAGGTATCAGAAAAACGTTGGGAGAGAGTCAAAAGAGAATAACCGTCATCTTCTTTCTCGAAACATTTATCATCACAATATTGGCACTCTTGTTATCATGGCCACTAGTTAAAATTATCCAATCGAGCTTAAGTTCCTACATTCCGCAGCAGATGTACAGCTTTGCTGACAACTTAACGGTTCTATCATTTATAGCCGGGACGACAATTTTAATCACACTACTATCTAGTTGGTATCCGGCCATGCTCATTAATCGAGTTAAAATCTCCGAAGTTATCAAAATTACAGGAGGCAGTAAAGTGAAAATGGGCGGCCTGTCTTTACGAAAAACACTTATTGTATTTCAATTTGTGATTGCTCAAATATTTGTTGTCTCCACGTTTATCATCGGAATGCAACTTAAACATTCTTTAAATAGTAAACTTGGCTTCAACAAAGAAGCAATTATTACGCTACAGCTTCCATATAAAAGCTTTCAAAATGCTGATACGGATCCCTTCACCTATAAGCATGCTTTGGAAGGACTTTCTGTCATCAAACACGTTTCTTTGGGGCATCTCCCGATGAGCGGTGATCATTGGGGTAATTCGATCGTTGTAAAAAGTGATACCGGAGAAGTACGGGTGGATCATCAATTTAAGTTTATAGACGATGACTATTTTAAATTATACAATATCAATATACTGGCTGGTCGAGCGATTAAACTATCGGACACAGCTTCAGGTATTGCTCTAAATCTAGTGGCTATTGAGAAACTAGGATTTAAATCTGCATCAGAGGCTATTGGTAATTTTGTAAAAATAGATGATCAGGATCGACAAATCGTTACCGTGATTGATAACTTTCACAGTAAAAATATGCACAGTAAAATTGGCCCTTTAGAGCTCAGACCTTCAAACAAAAAAGGACAATTAAAGAATATGAGTATTCAATTGCCGGATCATCAGGAAAAATGGTCATCTGCCTTGCAACAGATTGAAAAGGAATGGAAAAAATACTATCCAAATGCTCCATTTAAATACGAATTTTATGATCAGCAAATAAAAAATCAATATGAAAACGATACGAAGTTTTCAAAAATAATCAATTTGTCTACCTCAATAACCATTTTATTAAGTTGCTTAGGACTGATTGGCCTTGTGACGATTACTACAGCCCAACGGACAAAAGAGATTGGAATCCGTAAGGTATTGGGTAGCAAAATTTCTGGAATCATTGCATTACTATCCAAAGAATACATCAAATTAATTTTCATTTCGATTCTGATAGCATCTCCAATTGCCTGGTGGGCGATGAATCATTGGCTGAATGATTTTGCTTATAAAATTACGCTCAGTTGGTGGATGTTTACAATTCCTGCAGTGATTACTTTGCTTATTGCATTTATTACCATGAGCTATCATTCCATCAAAGCCGCAAACGCCAATCCCGTTGAGAGTTTGCGCGATGAATAAAGCTAAAATTTAGACATTAATGTTAACATCTTAAATAATTACAGCCATGATCAAGAGCTACATTAAAATAGCAATAAGAAACTTAAAGCGAAATATTTCTATTTCATTAATCAATGTATGTGGATTAGCTTTAGGCATTGCGACCTGCTTACTCATCAGTCTGTATATCACTGATGAACTTAGCTATGATCGTTTTAATAAACAGGCTGACCGCATCGTTCGCGTAGTTTTTAAAGGAAAAGTAAAGGGTGGCGATATCAAGGAAGCTCATATCATGCCACCTGTTGCTTCAACGATGAAGGCTGAATTATCGGATGTCGAAGAAACGGCTCGCTTACGCATGGGAGGAGTTCCGCTATTTCAAATAGGCAACCAGGTTTTT
This region includes:
- a CDS encoding ABC transporter permease — translated: MLKNYIKIAWRSLWKNRFFSILNIFGLAISLSVAILLITYGRQELSFNKQFKKEANIYRVLLESNGKYNYEKWSNLPNAVGPAMQDDIPEVKSTARLVRLDFTGFGSVRANDNNFIEKNIYLTDSSLFNVFDVEFIEGNSLTAFSNPKNVVISSSKKSKIFGKGSALNKKIIINQRDTLNISGVFQDFPANSSFEGDIFLNMMDSWMGKDLYWSNASYYTFCLLNNHADPAQIAKKTTALIDKYIPKENQYFTQFYLQPLSQVYLNSQDLRDNMSTREGNMKTVKTVFFLSFLIILIACINYMNLATARSQKNAKEVGINKVLGAHRNQIKFRFYIETGIIAFLSITLGIVLALVALPLFNHVIGSGIAVSNLFTLENIGICLTIWLIITLVGGSYPAFMMANIPSLSLMKNIITQGKVTHYLRKGLVIFQFTCSIILIIGVIIISLQMRHISRKDLGYQPTNIVTIPIRAVPSMDKLKNIKESIQKLTGTVSIATLQTFPGFGESGKTMHKPGDTNEGLPIKTSSSFEAIVPTLGLQLIAGKDLPENLAPTDSNCYILINEVVSAYLGFKNASDAVGQIIPTEMASNSIIVGVVRNFNFQSLKESIGGYIYYRMHNPTESYRYLLVRYDTQNVSSYITQIQQLFTQQVPEAAFDYQFLDEHIKKYYTAENRTNHIISTFSILTIFIACLGLFGLVAFTAQQRKKEIGVRKVLGSSTFKIVQLLSGHFIILIILSLFIAIPIAWWLFSHWLQDFNDRITFPLWSFAIAGLFALIIAFVTVGYQALKAALINPVESLRDE
- a CDS encoding ABC transporter permease, coding for MNNFKLIFRQLWRNRLFTLLNIVGLSIGISACWVIFRIVNYEFSFDQKHPDKELIYKVHTSYLENNKTDHFDGIPAPLPAFVKDNFSDVALSVPVFSEYFEKVSLPNSKALVFEDPKEIIGTTPDYFKLTDYHWLQGNKDIVFKNPNEVVLTASRAKLYFPKNTFADIIGKTLSYDSTLFTVAGIVEDLAYPSSFIGKEFMQIPTKDWTSTTWTNSNSNWQMFIKVKSPNVIAPILKSVNAKFHEMTNEEFKKYGFSMSSNLIPLSELHFTSFAQKSSDKKTMYGIIGIGIFLLILACINYINLTTAQVPHRAKEIGIRKTLGESQKRITVIFFLETFIITILALLLSWPLVKIIQSSLSSYIPQQMYSFADNLTVLSFIAGTTILITLLSSWYPAMLINRVKISEVIKITGGSKVKMGGLSLRKTLIVFQFVIAQIFVVSTFIIGMQLKHSLNSKLGFNKEAIITLQLPYKSFQNADTDPFTYKHALEGLSVIKHVSLGHLPMSGDHWGNSIVVKSDTGEVRVDHQFKFIDDDYFKLYNINILAGRAIKLSDTASGIALNLVAIEKLGFKSASEAIGNFVKIDDQDRQIVTVIDNFHSKNMHSKIGPLELRPSNKKGQLKNMSIQLPDHQEKWSSALQQIEKEWKKYYPNAPFKYEFYDQQIKNQYENDTKFSKIINLSTSITILLSCLGLIGLVTITTAQRTKEIGIRKVLGSKISGIIALLSKEYIKLIFISILIASPIAWWAMNHWLNDFAYKITLSWWMFTIPAVITLLIAFITMSYHSIKAANANPVESLRDE
- a CDS encoding ABC transporter ATP-binding protein → MIKISNLQKYYRTEEVETVALNNLNIHVKEGEFVAVMGPSGCGKSTLLNIIGLLDDLDEGSYLFNEIEVAKFKERGRSDLRKHNIGFVFQSFNLIDELTVFENVELPLVYTNVPAAERKRRVEEVLEKVQIMHRRNHFPQQLSGGQQQRVAVARAVVNNPKLILADEPTGNLDSNNGNEVMQLLTELNEAGTTIVMVTHSEHDAKFSDRVIRMLDGQVIMETATL
- a CDS encoding ABC transporter permease; amino-acid sequence: MIKNYLKLTLRSLWKIKGYSAINILGLTVGLTSFLMILLYLNYELNYDRWDAELEKVYKVSLRDAENDISPNTQAPLATLLLENGSQIESSTKISTDATFEVPLSVGEKTFSQSGTISADSLFFSVFPYKIVAGDALNPLQKPNAMVISESMANKLFGNENPIGKTIKTFNSFDFEVTAIMENPEGPTHLNIEIVYRSPFEKQNYHWGNWSFHTYVKTKDILAGNDLETAIDRIYYTERLMKETGKTYDQYIKSANRTSLFVDAVHDIHNFPKHGTSNIGTISILLVLAILLLFTGAINLSNLSIASSLRRAKEVGIKKVLGSSRANLFWQFMVEIALQCTIALFLSFLLLSVAIPYFNQEFGVSLNLFGIGSSWSIIAQIAGCLVTVTLLSGLYPAVFLSRYNTTKVLKGDYSTGKQGLALRNGLIVVQFVVATFFIISIVVVNRQLTYMQQSDKGFSSEQVLRVQAFIQKNRDENFDQVKNELLRIPGVQSVAKTTKVPGDVLSDTSTMNFKHAGASYRLGSVKVSQDYFKTLNIDLVDGRPFNDSHADLHTRSAIINEAAAQKLGLKHTGGAYISYPDCDSVPIEVVGIVKNFNVLGFEQEIQPTVFTIGNDACVFQSGGAILVKLSGGDSHKTVAGIEKLWKDIEPGLGIRHSFLDENFQQLFASHLRLKRIVTFFGFTAIAMAIIGLFALTAFLIGRRTKEISIRKILGADLSDLGMLLGKDFLRLVALAVLIAIPLGWWATNAWLQGFAYKISLSVWQFVLSAAVLLIVAACTICIHIVKASRSNISDNLRNE
- a CDS encoding ABC transporter permease; this translates as MIKNFIKATFRNLWKTKSYSFLNIFGLAIGIAAAALIFLWVENEINYNKNFTKIDDIYVVKSKQTYDGATFVFESTPGTLSQAIEKEIPGIKHAVRVGSNNSLLFSNGENNLYLNGYHAEPEILDLLSINFLQGNRSEALKEPNNIILSLDGAKLLFGDEPALGKSVHIGNNESYIVSGIVQDFPNNSSLKFNWMIPFKKFETGQEWLKEWGNNGIMTLIQLEKNADVNQINAKLLDFVKNKTNGQVTFSKNFLYPMNRWRLYNAFDQNGNEKEGGIKNVKLFSLVACIVLLIACINFMNLATARSEKRAKEVGMRKVVGATKNSLIAQFLGESLIFAFLSALLAIVFIYISIGPFNSIINQKLEVNLLSTNHLLFLLTIVLSCGIFAGSYPAFYLSSFNPISTLKGHKQKAGASIFIRKGLVVLQYTASIVLIISTIIIYQQINYAKGRDLGYNRSQVITTNLQGDLSKHIDLIKDQLKATGNIEHVGLSDMSVLNIGSNSSGFEWEGKDPKSSILISMLRTDDGFIPSMDMKMIDGRNFNPHFLGDSTSIIVNETLAKMIKKDGMVAGSTITYGTESFRIAGVVKNFLYNSVYSSPMPLIFIPFSASNGILNIKTKNGVDFPVVIQQIEKIIKKYNPSYPFEYRFLDDSFNNTFQSELFIQKLASVFSILSIIISCLGLFGLSAFATAQRSKEIGIRKVLGASVTRLINMLNREFIILIFLSCLIAFPIAWYMMNQWLGNYGYRIDISWLVFLLSGALALVIAIITISGQALKAALSNPTNSLRDQ